A single window of Nicotiana sylvestris chromosome 5, ASM39365v2, whole genome shotgun sequence DNA harbors:
- the LOC104225759 gene encoding pectinesterase-like, whose amino-acid sequence MGVKKLAIASVASILLVACVVAAAISFTKKNEDKSSNSTDSRLSTSTKSVQAICQPTDYKETCEKSLANAKNINDPKELIKVAFNATINDLSDVIKNSASLIDEAKKDPRTKDALQTCQGLVDVAIDDLTRSFDKFDKFEVSKIKDYTDDLKTWLSSAITYQETCLDAFENTTGDTGEKMKKLLKNAGELTSNGLAMVSSFGEVVANLNIPGVNRRLLDAHERMLSDSLKPNVVVAIDGSGQYKSINEALNAVPKMNTQRYVIFIKAGVYNEHVEIPRKMNNIVFIGEGPTKTKITGSLNYADGTGTFKTATFAVNGDYFMAKDIGFENTAGPVKHQAVALRVSGDMAIFHNCQIDGYQDTLYVHSYRQFFRDCTITGTIDFIFGDAAAVFQNCKMIVRKPMDNQACMVTAQGRKDHRGVGGIVMQNCQIKAEQGFLAAQPPIKAYLGRPWKEFSRTIIMQSEIDGFIAPEGWSPWVGNFALDTLFYAEYQNRGPGSITYSRVNWKGYQKTIAPQVAAQFTPGVFIMGDEWVKLSGVPYEPGMIRV is encoded by the exons ATGGGGGTGAAGAAACTAGCTATTGCTAGTGTTGCTTCAATTCTTCTAGTGGCTTGTGTGGTGGCTGCAGCCATCTCATTTACCAAGAAGAATGAAGATAAGTCATCAAATTCTACTGATTCTCGTCTTTCAACTTCTACTAAGTCTGTCCAAGCTATTTGCCAACCCACTGATTACAAAGAAACTTGTGAAAAAAGTCTTGCCAATGCTAAAAACATCAACGATCCGAAAGAACTTATTAAAGTGGCGTTTAACGCCACAATCAACGATCTCTCTGACGTTATAAAAAATTCTGCCTCATTAATCGATGAAGCTAAAAAAGATCCTAGGACAAAAGACGCGTTACAAACGTGCCAAGGTCTTGTTGATGTTGCAATTGATGATCTTACGAGGTCTTTTGACAAATTCGACAAATTTGAGGTCAGTAAAATCAAGGATTATACCGATGACCTAAAAACGTGGCTCAGTAGCGCCATTACTTATCAAGAAACATGTTTGGACGCTTTTGAGAACACGACTGGTGATACTggtgagaaaatgaaaaaacttTTGAAAAATGCAGGGGAACTCACGAGCAATGGTTTAGCTATGGTTTCGAGTTTTGGTGAAGTTGTAGCCAACTTGAATATCCCTGGTGTAAACCGACGATTATTAGACGCCCACGAAAGGATGCTCTCTGATTCCCTTAAGCCAAATGTTGTAGTTGCAATTGATGGAAGTGGACAATATAAGAGTATAAATGAGGCACTTAATGCTGTTCCTAAAATGAATACTCAAAGATATGTCATTTTTATCAAGGCTGGTGTATACAATGAGCATGTTGAAATTCCAAGGAAAATGAACAACATTGTATTTATTGGTGAAGGCCCAACCAAGACTAAAATTACTGGTAGCTTGAACTATGCTGATGGCACTGGCACTTTTAAAACCGCCACATTTG CTGTCAATGGAGATTATTTCATGGCTAAAGATATCGGATTCGAGAACACAGCAGGACCAGTGAAGCACCAAGCCGTAGCACTTCGTGTCTCAGGCGATATGGCCATTTTCCACAACTGTCAAATCGATGGTTATCAAGACACACTATACGTCCACTCCTATCGCCAATTCTTCCGCGACTGCACCATTACAGGAACCATAGATTTCATCTTTGGTGACGCTGCAGCCGTTTTCCAAAACTGCAAAATGATAGTAAGAAAACCAATGGATAATCAAGCTTGCATGGTAACAGCACAAGGCAGAAAAGATCATCGGGGAGTCGGTGGAATAGTCATGCAAAATTGTCAAATAAAGGCCGAACAAGGTTTTCTTGCTGCTCAACCACCAATTAAAGCATATTTAGGACGACCATGGAAAGAATTTTCAAGAACAATAATTATGCAATCTGAAATTGATGGGTTTATTGCACCAGAAGGATGGTCACCTTGGGTTGGTAATTTTGCACTTGACACTTTGTTTTATGCTGAGTATCAAAATAGAGGTCCAGGATCAATTACATATAGTAGGGTTAATTGGAAAGGTTACCAAAAGACAATTGCACCTCAGGTTGCTGCACAATTTACTCCTGGTGTGTTTATTATGGGTGATGAATGGGTTAAGTTGAGTGGGGTACCATATGAACCTGGCATGATTAGGGTTTAA